The window GTTTGAAGAGCACGGAGAAAACTATTTCAGAGAAAGAGAATATAAGGCCCTAAAAAAAATTATAGAAAATAAAAATCAGGTTGTTTCTACCGGGGGCGGTATAGTAACATTTGAAAAAAGTAGGGAACTTTTAGAGGGACAGGAGGTATATTATATCGATGTGGATTCTGAGACAGTATATAAGAGGCTAAAATCTGACAACACAAGACCTCTTCTGAAAAACTGCTCTTTTGAAAAAATGTCTGACCTGTTGTCTTTCAGAAAAAAAATCTATGAAAATACATGTACAAGTAAAATAGACGGAAAAAAAGATCCCCAAAAGGTGGCAGAGGATATAATTTTTAACATGAGTTTAATTCATGACAGACCTTAAAAACAGTGGTTTTTTAAAGATGAAAATTGAATTTTGAAAAAAACTCTTGACTAATAGGCAAAAAAGCTGTAAATTAATACAAAACAATAGTGAAGGAGGACAAACCATGATGAGATTTACTTGGTGGTGGAAGAATAGCATATCAGACCAATCAAATAAATTATCAGGTTTTGCTGCTCTTTCATAAAAAGGGACTTTTTGGAATATACCAAAACAATTATAAGAAAAATTATTGTAAGCAATACCTGTTCCCTAGGGAGCAGGTTTTTTATTACAAATTTTCAAAGACCTGACTGAATAGTGGGTCTTTTTTTATAGGGGGGAATCATGAGGAAAAAAGTTTTTTTCAGGGGAATAACAAAAGAGATTACAACTAACGATCTGTATCTCAAATTGTCAAATGGCGATAGGGGAATACTTTTCGAAAGTGATGAAAAGGATACCGGTTTTACATTTATAGGTGGAGGTCCTAAAAGGGTATTTGAGGACAGGGTCACTGAATATGTAATAGACGGGGAGTCTTATAAAAAGGATAAAAGATTTCTAGAGATAATCAAAGAGGCCTTGGACGGTATAGAGGTAGAAAATGCTCCTAAGCCTTATGTTGGTGGAGCCTATGGAAACATAGCCTATGATATCATAAGAGACTATGAAAAGCTTCCTATGGGAAATCCATATGATCCTACGGTAGGTGAAAGTGTAATGATGATCTTTGAAAAGGGTGCAGTTATCAATCACGACACAGGGGAGATGTATTTTACTGCAATAGCAGAAAATGAGAAAGAGGGAAAAGAGCTCCTCGATGAACTAGAAAAAACATTAGACAATAATATTGAAATAAAAGCCCTTAACAGCGATTGTGAGGAAATAATAGGAAATACAACTCAGGAAGAGTTTGAAGAAGTAGTTAAGAAAGCAAAGGATTATATAGTTCAGGGAGATATTTTTCAGGTAGTATTGTCTCAGAGATTCAGGGTTACTAGCAGTAAACATCCCTTTGAAATTTATAAAAGGTTAAAAGAGATAAATCCATCTCCATATATGTTTTTCTTAGATTATGGAACTCACCAGGTTATAGGTAGCTCTCCAGAGAGGCTTGTAAGCCTGCAAGAGGGAATAATAAAAACTGTTCCAATTGCCGGGACAAGACCTAGAGGAAAAAATGAGCAGGAAGATGAGCAGTTTGCGATAGACCTCATGGCAGATGACAAAGAAAAGGCCGAACACGTTATGCTTGTAGACCTTGCCAGAAACGACATAGGAAAAGTATCTGAAATTGGGACCGTAAAAGTTACAGAGTATATGGAGGTAAAAAAATATTCTCATGTAATGCATATAGTATCTCTTGTCGAAGGAGAGATAAAAAAAGGGGAAGATGCCTTTTCAGTAATAGCCTCAGTACTTCCTGCAGGAACTC is drawn from Ilyobacter polytropus DSM 2926 and contains these coding sequences:
- a CDS encoding shikimate kinase; the protein is MNNNIFLIGFMGSGKSTVGHILSEKLGYSFVDTDNIVEKDWEMSISSMFEEHGENYFREREYKALKKIIENKNQVVSTGGGIVTFEKSRELLEGQEVYYIDVDSETVYKRLKSDNTRPLLKNCSFEKMSDLLSFRKKIYENTCTSKIDGKKDPQKVAEDIIFNMSLIHDRP
- a CDS encoding anthranilate synthase component I family protein; its protein translation is MRKKVFFRGITKEITTNDLYLKLSNGDRGILFESDEKDTGFTFIGGGPKRVFEDRVTEYVIDGESYKKDKRFLEIIKEALDGIEVENAPKPYVGGAYGNIAYDIIRDYEKLPMGNPYDPTVGESVMMIFEKGAVINHDTGEMYFTAIAENEKEGKELLDELEKTLDNNIEIKALNSDCEEIIGNTTQEEFEEVVKKAKDYIVQGDIFQVVLSQRFRVTSSKHPFEIYKRLKEINPSPYMFFLDYGTHQVIGSSPERLVSLQEGIIKTVPIAGTRPRGKNEQEDEQFAIDLMADDKEKAEHVMLVDLARNDIGKVSEIGTVKVTEYMEVKKYSHVMHIVSLVEGEIKKGEDAFSVIASVLPAGTLSGAPKIRAMEIIEEFEKERRGFYGGAVGYINFNGDMDTCITIRSLMHKNGEYIYQAGAGIVLDSVPVNEYMECRNKGAAITKIFRGE